aatgTATGGATGAAAAAGAACTAggaaaaaatttctatttattttattaagtagGTAACTAGAGCAGTTGATTTGAATGTGAAAGTTAactccaatttttattttttattttttatttattttttagtttgattaatttaattactcTAATTAGTTTAATTGAGTAGGTTTGGTGGcctaattaaattatatttttgggcGAAAATTTCCACCGACCATTAACTAgtggtttcttttttttaattaatttactgaaaaattttatttcctttttccttgaaaaataaaaaaggagggaaaaaatTAAATGGAAAAACACATGGCATGATGCAATGATTtctcttttaataataataataataataataataataataataataataatctctaacaccaatttttttaaataataataataataataataataatctctaacaccaatttttttaaaaaattgaaaaaatgtcataaataaattaaacgtgACAAATCACAATGTATAATTAATCaatcttaaatttatttatttatttaattttgtaattctcttgatttatattatttttaaaaatagcatgaattaataaataaaaatttgacgGCACGTGTATTTCTGGAAAAAAACCACACCGCATGTGACACGTGTCCTTTTTGTATTAAGGTAAAAAGTTCTCGTGGGCCCCATCTCAGTGATCCTAGACCACATGATGATTGGACTGAACATCATTGAATTTCCTAAAATACCCTCAATTCTCGTAAGATGAGTTTCGGGGTATAATAGTCATTTTAGTACGTTTTGAATGCTTTTTACGAAAAGGTCctcataatattttataagttttCTTAAAAGTCCCTGGCGAGTATAAATCATGAGAAGAGAACGAGATAGAAAGCAAAGGAAGGACTTTTAATGGAGTGGAAGTCATTCAACGAAGGTTTGGAAGCTCACCGGAACTCCGACGAGCTCCGCCATGAACTCCGGCGAGCTCTGAGGGATTGCAAATCCCTAGAAAGACGCTAGGTTTGTTGAGTTGGGTTTTTCGTTTGGGATTTGGTGTTGAAAATGAAGCATTTTTCTTCGCTGTTGAATGGATTGGCGAAGTCGTTGTATGGCGGGAAAGGGAGGGTGGCGTCGCCGGAGGAAGGGGGGAGGGAGGCCGGTGATGCCATGGTGAAGGAGGCGAGGAGGAATGGGATGATCTTGAGGTCGTCGGGGATGCTTAGAGCCTCGGGGTCTAAGAGCTTTGTGTCGATGTTCTCGCAGAGAGGGGAGAAGGGGGTTAATCAGGATTGCTTCATTGTTTGGGAGGTAGTGCCTCTTTTTTTGAAACAAAGTTTTACTGATTTGCTTTTCTGGAATGGGTTTCATGTTTAtacctttgttttcttcttctttttggttCTAAGTATATCTTGTTTGTTGGATTTCAAGTGATAGAAGGTgctttttagtttgttttccatcgttttagggttttttttttttggggtctTTGGTTGGATTAATTGGAAAAGGAATTGATTTTTGAGTTGTTTGTAAGTTTTCACAGTGGGTTCTTGGTAGAAATCTTGTGTTTTGGTACTTGTTTGTCTTCTATACTTTTTATCACCTTGGTATTTAGTTTCCAGATTTTGTGGGAGtgctttttgtttcttttcttttcatttcaatgCAAAGAGATATAGCTTTGCTTTTGATAATCCATGGTTGGATTagattgttgttattttttatttgttggaaaGGAAATTGATTTTTGAGTTGTTTGTAAGTTTCCACAGTTGGTTCCAAGCGGATGATGATTATGTGTTTTAAagatatctttatttttttttcagcaaTAGAGGGCACTGTTTTTTCTACTGTTCTTTTCATTGGAAAAAGAATCCCATGTGggagtgtttttctttttcttttcttttgtggtGAGATGAGAGATAAAGCTTTGATTTTTATCATCTATGGTGGTCCAAAGCAGCAGTTTAACTACAGTGCTTATTGTCAAATTGAAGGTTTATGTGTTTGAATTATGCTCTAGTTAATAACTCCCTTGCAAATAGAGGAAAAATCAAAGTGTCACAGGTTCTATATTCATATGTTTGGTATTGTtattactagagttgttagctTAGATTTCTGACTCTTCAATGATGCTAATATGGCAGGAATTTGGGTGCCAAGAAGACATGATCTTTTGCGGGATCTTTGACGGCCATGGTCAATGGGGACACTTTGTATCCAAGAGGGTCAGGGATTCCTTTCCTCCATCTCTTCTTTGCAACTGGCAGGAGGCTCTTGCTCTTGCTTCCCTACTGCCTGATAAAAAGCTTTGCCAATTTGACATTTGGAAGCAATCATGCATCCGAACTTGCTCGGCCGTCGACAGGGAGCTCTCGGAGAACCGCAGTCTTGATGCTTTCCATAGTGGCACCACTGCTTTAACTATTGTTAAACAAGTATGAACTTTCCTGTTCAATTGcttctttcttaattttatcttaTGAACTTTGATAAGATTGTTTAACATTCCTGTATTATTCTAATGCTTTGGATACCGTCTTCCTGTTGTATCTGCGTAATATGATTGCTCAGTTGAATATATTAATACCTTATCAATTATGAGTTGCTTTAGTAGTTGTCGAAAATGTATATTAAGAATGCTCTCAGGTGACGAACATTGTTGATAGCTGGAACTTTTCTAGTTTAAAATAACTAGTAAATTGATTGCTATCCATATGAGGCTACCTTGGTTCTAGATTAAGTTAGAATACTAATGGCCAAACAAATGAAGTCACCTTGGGACCAGTATTTATTCTGCCATTATTGTTTTAGATTAGTCTATTTTGTTCGATTTGATTTTTTGTCAACTTTCTCTGATTGGTGCTTAATTCCTAGCCAATAAATTGTGTCAGAGATGATGTTAGTAAGTTTAGTAGATTGAGTAGTTGGTAGAGTAAGTTTGTTTAGTTTAATCTCATTTGGACTTGGTAAAAGTCTATGGTCTGAGACCTCTTTTCTGACAATTAACAAGCAAACATTTGTTTTCACCCtttatttctctcatttttatttttgtaataaatataCCAACTCGATAATGGAAAAACAGCATCGAATAATACCGATTCTCTTGCGTTCTCTTGGAgaagtatatgtatgtatttgaaCAATCTCTATTCCTGTGGATTCTTGAATGCTATAAAATGTCATGATTAATGTATGGAAATCATAGCGATAGCACCAGGAACTAATTCCATTTGTTGTTGATCTGATCTTTTGTTAGGGCGAACAAATGTTTATAGCAAATGTCGGCGACTCACGGGCTGTGTTGGCGACAACGTCCGATGAAGGTGATTTGGTACCTGTCCAGCTCACTATTGATTTTAAACCAAATTTGCCTCGTGAGTTTTCCGCATCTTCGCCTTGTGTATAAGATCAAATGTCTACATTTATAATCATCGACTTATTACTCATGTGATATCAATTACTGCAGAGGAAGCCGAGCGCATAAACCAGTGTAAGGGCCGGGTGTTTTGTTTGAGAGACGAGCCGGGCGTTCATCGTGTATGGTTGCCAAACGGAGAAACACCAGGCTTGGCAATGTCGAGAGCATTCGGCGACTACTGCATCAAGGACTACGGCCTTATATCCGTGCCCGAAGTAActcaaaaaaacattaatgacAGTGACCAATTCATTGTGCTCGCAACCGATGGCGTGAGTCTATATGTTTGATACTATAGTGTTTTTTACTGTCAAAAACATCGAGCACCATGAAATGTTTCAACTTATTGTTCATTGATTTATATCGTCTTACAGGTTTGGGATGTCGTCTCAAACCAAGAGGCCATTCAAATAGTTGCCTCGACGAAAGAGAGAGCCAAAGCAGCGAAACGATTAGTCGAATGCGCGGTGCGAgcttggaaaaagaaaagaagatgcaTTGCTGTTGATGACTGCTCAGCTATATGTCTCTTCTTCCATTCTTCTTGATATGAAAATTGTGCATTGTATCTTCATATCTTCAACCGTTCACAACATCATTGTATCAAGCACAAGCATTGAGTgaaattctaaaaattcaaaGATCCTTTTGGGTCTTTTTGCTTGATTGCAAATATAACCAAATTCTCATTTGGGTACAAATCTTTTTTCCGTAACAATCTTatgataatatgtatatatatatatatatgaatgttcTAAAAATAATGGATGTCTACTCAAGCAAGCAATTGACATTATTGTACCAGCTGCCGCATATTACTGTAGCATTGGCTATACTGCAATAGCCGCCAGGTGGTACTACCAATGTATTTTGAACCATTGGATCGAATCAACGCAGACTGTTCTTTCATCTCttgaatatctatatatatctctctTATATGTTGTAAAATGTACAGAAAGAACAGAGATAAGAGGAAAGAAAAATGGGTGGTGTAGTATAATTAAGGGTGTTTggtatatatttactttttttttaatgtttttttttctatttatcttatattcatgaaaatttatatatctatttatattgaaaatgaATTATTAGTTGCATATAATATGTCATGAATATGCTCATAAtcttattttacattttcatttaactttaatataacttatatcaaatatttgcatttttttatttttaatcatctattatatttttttagagtttGAATTTAATGACAAATATCGTAAGAAAATAATTCGAAACTTTTCACATTTCTAGGAGCAACTATATTTCATGGAGCCTCAAACCTACATCGAAGCTCCATGAAATATAATTGCTTAGGTAgtcagaaccggaccggaccggccggtccaACCGGGTTGAACCGGGACCCGGGGCACTAGGCCGGTCCGGTTCACTTTCAAAAACCGAGCAATGAAAAAACCGGCCATGAGCCGGGAGAATCGCCCTGGTTCAACCAGAACCCGGATGAGCAGGGCGGTTCTCCCggttttaaaactaattaaaaaaattaaaaaaacttaaataaactAGCCTAATAtgatattagtaatatgaatatcttatatttatatctaattatctattatgaattaatgataatctaattaataattatcttatgaTTTAATGATTATTGATTAATGATTCTTATCAACTTATTGATTATTAATCAAGCCTTCAAGCCTTGAtgagattaatattatttagtgtttcaTATCAATTTAGTTTAACTAAATGTTGTTAAATGTTGTGTTTTGAGTATGGAATCAATACTTGTTTGTTTCATAggttgtgtatttgatttgaaaattaatataggatgtgtatttgatttaaaaattaatacaatatttaatgtattttattttatatttttatttattaaatccggttcgacccggttcaaccccggttggACCTTTTGACCCTTGAACCTTGGCCTCCTCCGGTTCGaaggtccggtccggttctgacTAATAATTGCTCCAGAAATGTGAAGAGCTTCGAATTCTTTTTTTGCGATATTTACCATTAAATTAAAACTCCAGAAAATATAATAGATgattagaagaaaaaattaaaaaacaaacaaaaatttgatataaagttataaataaaaataaaaacaagattatgagcaTATTCTTGCTGATAACGTAAATACAACTAGTAATTCAtctacaatataaatatatatatatatatatatatatttataaatataaaataaataaataaaaggaaaacataaacaaaatatgTACCGAATACCTTGATTTTATTACACCACCCATTTTTggctaattgattaaaatattgttgtttttttaattattttccaaattatgcatttccgtaattatttacggaaatacatattttatatttttatatttttatttttttaaattatcggGTCCcactgtatttttttaataaaattagagagcctcattatttttttattattaaatttttatttttttaaaaactgcaGGTCTAGgtagttttttaaattgaaaaaaactttttaccaTATTACTTGTTAGTCCTTGATAAACATAGATGAGGTAACTCTCCTGTTTTActtgataaaataattatttttcactaTCCAATTCCATGTAATTTTCTCttctaaaaaaacttaatttgcATAATAaaccaattttaataaaaacaagggtactttaataaaaatttaaatttgaagggattaaaatgaaaaaaccaCTTCATCCCTGATCACAAGCATCGCCGGAGAGGACGGAATGCTCTCAAACTCCCATCTGAAATCCCTCCACATCTCGTCGATCCACACCGTTCGATCAAGATCCAACGGCCGTTATTCTCGATCCAAACCCTactctccttctccttccttCCTTCGCCGGAGCTCCGTCCACTCACTGGCGCGTCAGCTTGCTGCCCTTCGTCAGGTCCTCATCGATTCACAGAGCCAAAACCATGGCGCCCGAGATCCCCTTCGATCCATCAACCTGCGATCTTGCCGAGCTAATCAATGAAGCCGATTTTCATTCTCTTTGCTCTCCTGATGGCTTCCTCTCTATCTGCGGCTTTGGCTCTCTTCTCTCGGGTttgatcttctctctctctatctctatctcttctctctctgtctcttGTTGATTGAATGCTAGAATTGGCAGAGAAGAGCGCGCGGAGTACGTTCCCGGAACTTAGGGATTTCAGGGTTGGGGTTTTGAGGGGATTCCGGAGGGTTTTCGCTCATGTGGCACCGATTTTCTATGACCGAGGAATCGCTCGTCCGGAAACCGCGGTCAGGATCGAGTTCTTGTGTTTTCTGtggaaaaaaattgttttttttttttttggttggttGATAATGTGTTGGTTTTTTAGGAGGTTTCAAGCTTGAGCGTGGAGCCTTGTGAGGGGGAATGGCTTGTTGTTACTGTGTTTGAGATTAAGAAAGAAGAGGTCAagttgttgttttgattgaatttttttcatttggtgtGTGAATTGGATTGATTTACTgataaaaattggatttttatgGTTGAATGTTTGTAAGATTAGGACATGGTTTAAGCGCTGAAGTATTGATTTTCAGGATAAATTATTGGTTAAATTGTATATTGTAGGTTTCGGCTTTCATGGAGAGGGAACATGAGTTCAGGTTTCTAGCTGTGAGTGTCTTCTTAGTTGTTTTGAAAGAAGCTTGTTTGTTCATTGGAAATGTTttgttcttgcttgatcttACTGAGTTCTTTGATTCTGTTGAGTTTGTGTTTATAGGCATTTCCTGAAGACTTGGAAGGGAAACCTTTTACTAGATCAGCAGTAAGTGCTTGTAAGCTAACttgatgtttcttttttaaaactatGTTCATAGGTTTTAGTGGTTATTATATCCTGTTGTGTTTTGTGCTTGTGTGAATTATTTTTCAGGTTGTTTGTGCTCGTTATAGTGATGATGAGTATTTTCGCATCAGATGCAAAGGTAATCTATCTATTTTCGTTGTTTAAGAGAATCAGGCTATCTTGCAGTATTGAACaatttgatcatttttctttatgtttatcAAATAGGGAATGATGCAAAAAAGGGTATAGTAGTTATTAGAATTATAACTCCAGAAAATAGATAGGAATACACACTTCTCCCCGATGGtttcttgataatttttaagCTGTTGATATGTTTATCGGCCATATGCTTATTCGtattcttgcttgaattttattCCTGactaagcatttttttttacttatgttAATAAGATTACTGGAGTTCATGTTGGCTCACAATTTTTGAGCTAGCTAGCACAAGTATTACTGGAGTTTGTATTTTAATGCAAAAGACATGACTTTCTTGGATATACTATTTCTGTATTTTGTTCATCGAGACTGATAGATGCATCACATAATGTTGTTGCTATATTTCATGAGCTTGTGTgtcatgttttaaaattttcaagaatatcAAAGGTTGAATACCATTATATAATggaaaatgaagcaagttaGTAGTATAGTTCCTAAAGTCCAATATCCTACCTAATTTATAATCTATTCAGAATGTCTAGTAGAGTTACCTGAATGCCATACTGGCTCTTTTTGTGATCAGTACATAGAAATGAAATGTTTGTGTCTCACTGGTCAATATGACATCAGTGCAGAGCTCTATGTACAAATAAATTTGGAATCATATCAACCCATATGTGAGCAAATTTTACTCAAGCTGTTCTGTGAGTCATGaatgtaattttattcttttgctgCAAATTATCTTATATTGCTGATAAAACTCATTTCCCATCGGTGGTCCCGACAATAGCAGCATTCATGATATTGGACACAAGACGCTTAAGATAGCAGATGAACATTGAAATTCATCTTCACTGACAATGcatgttgtattttgttgattttacaTCCCATGTCAATAATTTGTCAATGAACTCAGAAACTTGAACTTCCTTTGGTGATTTTAAGAGTCTTAAAACCTTTTCCATTGTACTTCCTCTTGTCTTTAATATTCCTTACTCGaatcatctctttctcttaaATCGACGGCAGGTAGCAGAGAAATTTTCTTCGAGAGATACGGAAGGCATAACATAGATAAAATTTGGCGAGATGATATCCTACCTTGCCGTGTTTATCTTCGACATTGGTAATAATTCCGGCATTCATCTTTTCTCTTCATTATCATATAGTTTACACACTCATGATCTGAATAAGTAAATTATCTCTGCAGTGTCTTGGCAGCGAAAAATCTTGGGCAAATTGCTTACGATAATTTCTTAGACCACACATTCATCGGCGACCGGAAAACAACAATTCGAGAGTATTTGGCTTCAACAGGATCAGGAATCATGGATGAAGAACCTCCAGAAGAACTCAAGAGTCGATACGGAGGATGATTTAAACACCAAAATAACTTGGCTAGTTCTTGAACTTCTTCAAAATTTGGTTGATAAAGTTGCAATATCTCCTGTCATTGAAcattcttcttatatatatatatatatatgaattatattcATCATTATTCTGGTCATGTAATTAAAGGTTTACTCAATTTTCATGGCTATATTTGCACATTTAACCCTGCAAACTTTGAAGTTTCATTGATAACAGTCCCTGTGGATATTTATCCAAGTGAAATTTGCACATTTATGCACCTATTATAGTGCATAAAATGCATAttatttctattaaattaaTGCTCACATGTATAAAGCATTCTGTAAttatcaataatattattatacaaatataatGGATGCtttatattaatgttatatatttgCTTATGTACCCctttatcaaaaatattatatatatatatatatataatatctgtGTAATATATGCAATTAGAGAATTTATAtccattatataaaaaatagatttagAAAACCAATTTCTATGGGAATTtagtttagtcccacatcggaaAACAAAGGAGTTGGTGACTCAATGGTTGCCTATAAATAAAGAGAGGGTGTAAAGTCTCAAAATTTAACCCGTCCTGTCAGGGTGAGAGGCGACACGTCAATGATCGTTTAGAGACGGCGGGTCGTGCCGACACCCTGTTTTTCGAACACACGCTTTTAGGGCGAGTGGGTCCCCCACCCTACTTTTAGGTGGGTCCCGCCCGCCAATTTTTGGAAGGACCTTATCTTTATGAAAGGGTCCCACCAGCACAACATCACT
The DNA window shown above is from Dioscorea cayenensis subsp. rotundata cultivar TDr96_F1 chromosome 12, TDr96_F1_v2_PseudoChromosome.rev07_lg8_w22 25.fasta, whole genome shotgun sequence and carries:
- the LOC120274100 gene encoding probable protein phosphatase 2C 34 — its product is MKHFSSLLNGLAKSLYGGKGRVASPEEGGREAGDAMVKEARRNGMILRSSGMLRASGSKSFVSMFSQRGEKGVNQDCFIVWEEFGCQEDMIFCGIFDGHGQWGHFVSKRVRDSFPPSLLCNWQEALALASLLPDKKLCQFDIWKQSCIRTCSAVDRELSENRSLDAFHSGTTALTIVKQGEQMFIANVGDSRAVLATTSDEGDLVPVQLTIDFKPNLPQEAERINQCKGRVFCLRDEPGVHRVWLPNGETPGLAMSRAFGDYCIKDYGLISVPEVTQKNINDSDQFIVLATDGVWDVVSNQEAIQIVASTKERAKAAKRLVECAVRAWKKKRRCIAVDDCSAICLFFHSS
- the LOC120273085 gene encoding uncharacterized protein LOC120273085 is translated as MAPEIPFDPSTCDLAELINEADFHSLCSPDGFLSICGFGSLLSEKSARSTFPELRDFRVGVLRGFRRVFAHVAPIFYDRGIARPETAEVSSLSVEPCEGEWLVVTVFEIKKEEVSAFMEREHEFRFLAAFPEDLEGKPFTRSAVVCARYSDDEYFRIRCKGSREIFFERYGRHNIDKIWRDDILPCRVYLRHCVLAAKNLGQIAYDNFLDHTFIGDRKTTIREYLASTGSGIMDEEPPEELKSRYGG